The Kaistella daneshvariae genomic sequence TCTTACCCGGCCTGCAGTCGGACAGCAATAACGATGTCTCGCTTATTGCTGCAGACCTTCGGGAAAAAACTACCGTCGTAGGTCACTATAAAGCAAAAAACCAAAAGGTAGAATTGCTGGCGGAAAAGCCTTACGCAACAAAGGATTTCAGCTCTTTTTCCGATATTGCTAAGCAATTTATCAGCGATTTTGCGCTCGATAACATCGACAGTATTTCGGTCGCGGTTCCGGGACCTGTAATTGCCGGAAAAAGTGAACCACAACGACTGAAATGGATTTTAGAAGAGGAAGAAATAAAGCGCGAGACGAACGTCGACCACGTTTTTTTGATTAATGATTTGGAAGCATCCGCTTACGGTTTACAGAATGTTGACGAAAGCGATTTTGTTAAAGTCCACGATTGCGGAACGTTCACTCCTGGAAACGTCGCACTATTAGCGCCAGGCGAAGGTTTGGGCGAGGCTGCATTATTTTGGGACGGACAACATTTAAGACCTTTTGCTACAGAAGGTGGTCACTGCGAATTTTCACCGAGAACAAACGATGAGGTTGAATTTTATTCTTTCTTACAGAAGATTTACGGCATCGTAAGTTGGGAATCGGTACTTTCTACCGCTGGTTTATTTAATGTCTACCGTTTTTTACGCGACGTTAAACAGCAAAAACAACCGGATTGGCTCACCAAAGAAATTGAAGCAGATAATTTCACCGAAGCCATTATTCAAGGTGCTATAGAAGATAAAGACCGTGTCTGCAAAATGACCATCGAAACATTTTTAACCTATTTAGCGCGCGAAGCTAACAGTTTGGTTTTAAAAATGAAAGCTACAGGAGGGCTGTATCTTACCGGAAAAATTCCGGTGATGTTGGAGCAGTTCTTAACCAACAAACAATTCTATAAAAACTTCATCATCAGTGACAAGATGGAAAATATTCTTTCAGATATTCCCATTTATCTCGTAAAAGATGAAAAGACAATTCTTAATGGTGCAGCGTTGTATGCGGCATTTAATAAAAAATAAAGCATTTAAATTAAATTGTAAAACTTCGCCTTCGCGAAGTTTTTTTTGTTTAATATGCAATCTTACCTTACATCAATAACGACTGTTTAAAGTTCTAGTTATATTTGCAGCTGAAAATTTAATAAAATTTATATGAAAAAATTAGTATTAGTAGCGCTTTTCGCGAGTGGTTTAGCTTTCGGGCAGTCTAAAAAAGTAACCGATTCCAAAGTTCAGTGGTGGGGCTATAAGCTGGCGAAAACCGAAGCTTCTTCGCACAATGGTTTAATCGATGTGAAATCCGGAAATGTGACCATGAAAAATAACCAGATCGTGGGTGGAACTTTCGTGTTGGACATGAACAGTTTGACTTCAGTTGATTTAACTGGTGAATATCAGGCAAAATTGAATAATCACCTAAAATCAGGCGATTTTTTCGAAACTGAAAAATATCCAACTGCGACTTACAAAATCACTTCCGTGAAAAAAAATGCAGATAAAGCCTTTCCTTTTATGGTTTACGGAAACTTAACTGCAAAAGGCAAAACCAATCCGGTTGCTTTCCCTGCTAAAATTTCTTTAAGCAAGGGAGTTTTAAACATCACTTCTGATAAATTCAGCTTCGACCGTCAGAAATTTGACATCGCATACCAATCTGCAGCTAAAGATGTCATTGTAAAAGATGAAATCGATATGCTGATCAACGTAACAGCAAAATAATTTTTCCACATATTATTTTTAAAGAGCAGCTTTGTCTGCTCTTTTTTTAATTTTATAGCATGAAACTTTATGTCGTCAGCGGGCTCGGCGCCGCGTTTAAAGTCTTGGAGAAAATAAAATTTCCACCGAATATGGAAGTTGTTTTCATTGAATGGCTCATTCCGGAACCCAATGAAGATTTCCACCATTATGTGGAAAGAATGGCAGAAAAGGTTGATGATAGCGAGCCGTTTGCGCTTTTGGGTTATTCTTTTGGCGGCCTGATTGTTCAGGAAATCGATAAAATAAAACCTGCTGAAAAAGTCGTCATTCTTGGCAGCATTAAATCCGACAAAGAAAAATCACGCTTGATAAAGTTTGGTGAAATCTCAAAAATTCCGCGCTTTTTGCCCCAAAAATTGTTTAATGTAAAATCTGCTACGGTCTATTCTTTCGCGCGCCAGCTCGTGGATCCGAAAAATCCGAAACTCATGGATTATCTTCAGGTAACCGATCCCTATTACCTGAAATGGGGAATTCAAAAAGTGTCCGACTGGAAGTTCGAGGAAAACCCAAAAGTCATTCAGATTTTAGGCAGCAAAGACATCGTTTTTCCTTTGAAATATTCAAAGCCTGATTACGTCATAGAAAATGGCACGCACCTTTTTCCGGCTACAAAACCGCGTCAGGTTTCAAAAATTCTTGCCGAAATTTTCCAGCCTAAAACTGAAAAACCAGAATCCTAAAAATTAGCTGCTTTAATGGCAAATTTTTCCGTTTTATCTCAACGGGAAAACCTTTTCAAAAAACGATTCCACCTGCGCTAAAACTTTAGAATGCATAAAATAAGGCTTATCTTTGCCTTAAAATTTCGAAGCCAGTCTTCGCCTTAAAAATAATGGAATCAATCAGTGTATTTGAAATTATAAAAGTGGGCATCGGTCCTTCCAGTTCGCATACTATGGGACCCTGGAACGCCGCTGAAAGCTTTATCAATAAAATAAAAAAAACGCATCAGCTCGAAAATGTTACAGAAGTTTTTGTGGAATTTTTCGGCTCTTTAGCCAAAACCGGCATCGGACACGGCACCGATATCGCCGGAATGCTCGGACTTTCCGGTGAAAATTTCAAGCTCATTGATACCACCAAAATTGACGAGAAAATTGAGCAGATTAAAAGCTCAAACACTTTAAAACTCGGCGGCGAAAAAGAAATTCCTTTCATCTACGGCCATCACCTTATTTTAAACAAACAAAAATCGCTGGATTTTCATCCAAACGGAATGATTTTCAAGGCTGTTTTTGAAAATGACGACGTAATTGAGCAGGATTATTATTCTGTCGGCGGTGGTTTTATCGCCACAAAAGAAAATAATTCCTACGATCTGCAGTGCATCCGCACGCTTTATCCGTGCCACAACGGCAAAGATATCGAGCGAAATATGGCAAAACTTTCATTGGATAAAATCTCCGATTTGGTCTTTTTGAATGAAGAATCGTGGCGCAGCAGAGAAGAAACCGAAAAAGAAGCGCTTTACATCTGGGAACAGATTAAACAGTGCGTCTACAAAGGCGTTAACAAAGAAGGCGTGCTTCCTGGCGGCTTGAAAGTGACGCGTCGCGCCGCAAATATCAACAGGAAATTACTCGGTGATAAAATCTATAAAAACCTTCCCGAATGGTATCAATTACTGGTGGATGCCGACGTAAGTTTTACCAATATCAACAAATGGGTTTCCTGTTTTGCGCTTGCCGTAAATGAGGAAAATGCCAGCTTTGGCCGCATTATTACCGCACCTACAAACGGCGCCAGCGGCGTGATACCGGCGGTTCTCATGTACTCCCAGGTTTTCACCGAGTTCAAAAGTGATGACAATGTCGTGCGTTTTCTTCTGGTGGCGGGCGAAATCGGTACGCTTTTCAAGAAAAACGCTACCATTTCCGCAGCGATGGGCGGCTGTCAGGCAGAAATCGGCGTTTCTTCCGCCATGGCAGCAGCGGGTTTAACGGAAATCATGGGCGGTACACCGGGTCAGGTTTTAATGGCGGCGGAAATCGCCATGGAACATCACCTCGGTCTCACCTGCGACCCAATTGCCGGTTTGGTGCAGATTCCATGCATTGAGCGCAATTCAATGGGCGCCATAAAAGCGATTACCGCCGCGAATATCGCGCTGGAATCCGATCCAGCAAAAGCGCGCGTGACGCTGGACGAAGTCATCCAATCCATGTGGGAAACCGCGCAGAGCATGAGCGACCGTTTCAAAGAAACCTCAGAAGGCGGACTTGCCATCGCGGTTAACGTGGCGGAATGTTAGAATTTTTTAAGGAGCAACAAGATTTTCGCTTCTTAGAAGATGGGTTCCGGCTGTCCACTGTATCTTTTTATTTTTTGCAAAAATAAAAAGGATGCCGTTTCCATCCGGGCTAGAAGATGGGTTGTCATTTTTACCAAAGTTTAAAAGTAAAAATTTGCTGCTTATGGCGGCAATTTTTCTTTTATTCCAAATCCAGAAAAAAGCTTTTAGAACGGTTTTTTTAAATTAAAAAAACAAAAATTCGCCGCAAAAACAGACATTTTTTCAAATTTATAAATCTGCGAAATCCGCAAAATCTGCGAGAAAAAATATTTCAAAATCTTTATACTACGTGTTATCCGTGTGAACTTAAAAGCCACGAATAAAAATCTGCCGCTAA encodes the following:
- a CDS encoding glucokinase, coding for MDAKNKFNLFLPGLQSDSNNDVSLIAADLREKTTVVGHYKAKNQKVELLAEKPYATKDFSSFSDIAKQFISDFALDNIDSISVAVPGPVIAGKSEPQRLKWILEEEEIKRETNVDHVFLINDLEASAYGLQNVDESDFVKVHDCGTFTPGNVALLAPGEGLGEAALFWDGQHLRPFATEGGHCEFSPRTNDEVEFYSFLQKIYGIVSWESVLSTAGLFNVYRFLRDVKQQKQPDWLTKEIEADNFTEAIIQGAIEDKDRVCKMTIETFLTYLAREANSLVLKMKATGGLYLTGKIPVMLEQFLTNKQFYKNFIISDKMENILSDIPIYLVKDEKTILNGAALYAAFNKK
- a CDS encoding YceI family protein codes for the protein MKKLVLVALFASGLAFGQSKKVTDSKVQWWGYKLAKTEASSHNGLIDVKSGNVTMKNNQIVGGTFVLDMNSLTSVDLTGEYQAKLNNHLKSGDFFETEKYPTATYKITSVKKNADKAFPFMVYGNLTAKGKTNPVAFPAKISLSKGVLNITSDKFSFDRQKFDIAYQSAAKDVIVKDEIDMLINVTAK
- a CDS encoding alpha/beta hydrolase, with amino-acid sequence MKLYVVSGLGAAFKVLEKIKFPPNMEVVFIEWLIPEPNEDFHHYVERMAEKVDDSEPFALLGYSFGGLIVQEIDKIKPAEKVVILGSIKSDKEKSRLIKFGEISKIPRFLPQKLFNVKSATVYSFARQLVDPKNPKLMDYLQVTDPYYLKWGIQKVSDWKFEENPKVIQILGSKDIVFPLKYSKPDYVIENGTHLFPATKPRQVSKILAEIFQPKTEKPES
- a CDS encoding L-serine ammonia-lyase, which produces MESISVFEIIKVGIGPSSSHTMGPWNAAESFINKIKKTHQLENVTEVFVEFFGSLAKTGIGHGTDIAGMLGLSGENFKLIDTTKIDEKIEQIKSSNTLKLGGEKEIPFIYGHHLILNKQKSLDFHPNGMIFKAVFENDDVIEQDYYSVGGGFIATKENNSYDLQCIRTLYPCHNGKDIERNMAKLSLDKISDLVFLNEESWRSREETEKEALYIWEQIKQCVYKGVNKEGVLPGGLKVTRRAANINRKLLGDKIYKNLPEWYQLLVDADVSFTNINKWVSCFALAVNEENASFGRIITAPTNGASGVIPAVLMYSQVFTEFKSDDNVVRFLLVAGEIGTLFKKNATISAAMGGCQAEIGVSSAMAAAGLTEIMGGTPGQVLMAAEIAMEHHLGLTCDPIAGLVQIPCIERNSMGAIKAITAANIALESDPAKARVTLDEVIQSMWETAQSMSDRFKETSEGGLAIAVNVAEC